Proteins co-encoded in one Corylus avellana chromosome ca9, CavTom2PMs-1.0 genomic window:
- the LOC132192114 gene encoding protein SRC1, with translation MAGIIHKIEETLHMGGNKTGEQHKAGDQHKTGDQYKTGDQYHGEHKAGDQYHGEHKTGQQYQGEHKEGFTDKIKDKVHGGGSEDKDGKKKKKDKKKHGEGHKHGDSSSSDSD, from the coding sequence atggCAGGAATCATACACAAGATTGAAGAGACCCTCCACATGGGAGGCAACAAGACCGGAGAGCAGCACAAGGCCGGAGATCAGCACAAGACCGGAGATCAGTACAAGACCGGAGATCAGTACCACGGCGAGCACAAGGCCGGAGATCAGTACCATGGTGAGCACAAGACTGGTCAGCAGTACCAGGGCGAGCACAAGGAAGGGTTCACCGACAAGATCAAGGACAAAGTCCACGGCGGTGGCAGCGAGGACAAGGacgggaagaagaagaagaaggacaAGAAGAAACATGGTGAGGGACACAAACACGGTGATAGCAGCAGCAGCGACAGCGACTAG